Proteins found in one Oxyura jamaicensis isolate SHBP4307 breed ruddy duck chromosome 16, BPBGC_Ojam_1.0, whole genome shotgun sequence genomic segment:
- the LOC118175189 gene encoding butyrophilin subfamily 1 member A1-like isoform X2: MPSQPRGFSDPFSLPLFLALSKLQGGQGCSTKRAMLPPPRGAAVWMGSGELDVKMLVSSCLLCSSSLLACATVFFGFHLHKLDCARFRVLGSDHPITATAGGDVVLPCRLSPRLNAEHMEVRWFRSRFSIYVHLYHSGQDHFSSQMPEYQGRTEFLKGGVSDGNVSLRILRTRLSDEGQYQCLVKDGNFYEEATLELKVAVSGSSPLLSVEDYQDGGIRVGCRAAGWYPKPEMLWRDFQGQQLPSFTESASQDKNGFFQVEKTIIILKNSKQNVSCSVQNTRLPQEKDSSIYISDAIFPKVSPWMVTLFATLAGCSALLIFFLLIYQLRAKYVTELEKRSAEIRKYHGSSVPVGSSAGRTNPASGCLLRCMMRAGGEEVGRTQCFCWGLGEQMKCATSSELASFGERDMEIQKLAAELLHVTLDADTAHPQLILSTDGKKVRRGDTRQPMPDNPERYDTYHCVLGQEGFVSGRCFWEVDVGTEEGGVWAMGVARESMKRKGWINPAPQDGILAIFHCGGKYWALTSPDHTALLLTQMPRTIRVYLDFEGQKVAFFNADNQDLLFSFPLAPLSGEKIRPWFRVGPIAQLSLKSPLPAPRVSSMEEPLLPSCFPLKTLSTGQKTPCTPEGRA, from the exons ATGCCCTCACAGCCTCGGGGGTTTTCTgaccccttctccctcccccttttcttAGCCCTCAGCAAGCTGCAAGGGGGGCAGGGCTGCAGTACCAAGCGGGCGATGCTTCCTCCACCCCGGGGAGCTGCGGTCTGGATGGGTTCAGGAGAG CTGGATGTGAAGATGTTGgtttcctcctgcctcctttGCAGCAGCTCTCTCCTGGCTTGTGCCACggttttctttggttttcacCTTCACAAGCTGGATTGTG CCCGGTTCCGAGTCCTGGGGTCTGATCACCCCATCACGGCCACCGCGGGAGGGGACGTCGTGTTGCCCTGTCGCCTCTCCCCCCGGCTGAACGCCGAGCACATGGAGGTGAGGTGGTTCCGCTCCCGGTTTTCCATCTACGTGCACCTCTACCACAGCGGGCAGGACCACTTCTCCTCCCAGATGCCCGAATACCAGGGGAGGACGGAGTTTTTGAAAGGGGGTGTCTCCGATGGAAACGTTTCCTTGCGGATCCTCAGGACCAGGCTGAGCGATGAGGGACAGTACCAGTGTCTCGTTAAAGATGGGAATTTTTATGAAGAAGCCACTCTGGAGCTGAAAGTAGCAG TTTCAGGTTCCAGCCCACTTCTGTCCGTGGAGGATTACCAAGACGGGGGGATCCGAGTGGGATGCCGAGCAGCCGGCTGGTACCCAAAGCCTGAGATGCTGTGGAGAGATTTCCAGGGACAGCAGCTTCCTTCCTTTACTGAATCTGCCTCCCAAGACAAGAACGGCTTCTTCCAGGTGGAAAAGACCATCATCATCCTCAAAAACTCGAAGCAAAACGTGTCCTGTTCTGTCCAGAACACTCGACTTCCCCAGGAGAAGGACTCCTCAATTTACATATCAG ATGCCATTTTCCCAAAGGTCTCTCCCTGGATGGTAACTCTCTTTGCCACCCTGGCCGGCTGCTCAGCtttgctgattttcttcctattaATTTATCAGCTACGAG CCAAATATGTCACAGAACTTG agaaacGCAGCGCAGAAATCCGTAAGTACCACGGTTCTTCCGTCCCTGTGGGTAGTTCTGCAGGGAGGACGAACCCTGCGTCTGGATGCTTGCTTCGTTGCATGATGAGAGCTGGGGGGGAGGAAGTGGGGAGGACGCAGTGCTTTTGCTGGGGTCTTGGGGAACAAATGAAGTGCGCGACTTCGTCGGAACTGGCCAGTTTCG ggGAACGTGATATGGAAATAC agaaaCTTGCTGCAGAACTGC TGCACGTCACTCTGGACGCGGACACGGCGCACCCCCAGCTCATCCTCTCCACGGATGGGAAGAAGGTGCGGCGAGGAGACACGCGGCAACCCATGCCTGACAATCCCGAGCGATACGACACCTACCACTGTGTCCTGGGCCAGGAGGGATTTGTCTCGGGGAGATGCTTCTGGGAGGTGGATGTGGGGACGGAGGAAGGGGGGGTCTGGGCAATGGGGGTGGCCAGGGAGTCCATGAAGAGGAAGGGGTGGATCAACCCCGCTCCGCAGGATGGTATCTTGGCTATCTTCCACTGCGGGGGCAAGTACTGGGCTCTGACCTCTCCTGACCACACAGCTCTCCTCCTCACCCAGATGCCCCGAACGATTAGGGTTTACTTGGACTTTGAGGGACAGAAGGTAGCCTTTTTCAACGCTGACAACCAAGACCTGCTCTTTAGTTTCCCGCTGGCCCCGTTGAGCGGGGAGAAGATCCGTCCCTGGTTCCGCGTGGGACCAATTGCCCAGCTCAGCCTGAAGTCACCTCTTCCAGCCCCGCGTGTCTCCAGCATGGAGGAACCTCTGCTCCCTTCATGCTTCCCCTTGAAGACCCTCTCCACAGGGCAAAAGACCCCGTGCACACCAGAGGGCAGGGCATGA
- the LOC118175189 gene encoding butyrophilin subfamily 1 member A1-like isoform X1, whose protein sequence is MPSQPRGFSDPFSLPLFLALSKLQGGQGCSTKRAMLPPPRGAAVWMGSGELDVKMLVSSCLLCSSSLLACATVFFGFHLHKLDCARFRVLGSDHPITATAGGDVVLPCRLSPRLNAEHMEVRWFRSRFSIYVHLYHSGQDHFSSQMPEYQGRTEFLKGGVSDGNVSLRILRTRLSDEGQYQCLVKDGNFYEEATLELKVAVSGSSPLLSVEDYQDGGIRVGCRAAGWYPKPEMLWRDFQGQQLPSFTESASQDKNGFFQVEKTIIILKNSKQNVSCSVQNTRLPQEKDSSIYISDAIFPKVSPWMVTLFATLAGCSALLIFFLLIYQLRAKYVTELEKRSAEIRKYHGSSVPVGSSAGRTNPASGCLLRCMMRAGGEEVGRTQCFCWGLGEQMKCATSSELASFGERDMEIQKLAAELRWRNAIVPVEEVHVTLDADTAHPQLILSTDGKKVRRGDTRQPMPDNPERYDTYHCVLGQEGFVSGRCFWEVDVGTEEGGVWAMGVARESMKRKGWINPAPQDGILAIFHCGGKYWALTSPDHTALLLTQMPRTIRVYLDFEGQKVAFFNADNQDLLFSFPLAPLSGEKIRPWFRVGPIAQLSLKSPLPAPRVSSMEEPLLPSCFPLKTLSTGQKTPCTPEGRA, encoded by the exons ATGCCCTCACAGCCTCGGGGGTTTTCTgaccccttctccctcccccttttcttAGCCCTCAGCAAGCTGCAAGGGGGGCAGGGCTGCAGTACCAAGCGGGCGATGCTTCCTCCACCCCGGGGAGCTGCGGTCTGGATGGGTTCAGGAGAG CTGGATGTGAAGATGTTGgtttcctcctgcctcctttGCAGCAGCTCTCTCCTGGCTTGTGCCACggttttctttggttttcacCTTCACAAGCTGGATTGTG CCCGGTTCCGAGTCCTGGGGTCTGATCACCCCATCACGGCCACCGCGGGAGGGGACGTCGTGTTGCCCTGTCGCCTCTCCCCCCGGCTGAACGCCGAGCACATGGAGGTGAGGTGGTTCCGCTCCCGGTTTTCCATCTACGTGCACCTCTACCACAGCGGGCAGGACCACTTCTCCTCCCAGATGCCCGAATACCAGGGGAGGACGGAGTTTTTGAAAGGGGGTGTCTCCGATGGAAACGTTTCCTTGCGGATCCTCAGGACCAGGCTGAGCGATGAGGGACAGTACCAGTGTCTCGTTAAAGATGGGAATTTTTATGAAGAAGCCACTCTGGAGCTGAAAGTAGCAG TTTCAGGTTCCAGCCCACTTCTGTCCGTGGAGGATTACCAAGACGGGGGGATCCGAGTGGGATGCCGAGCAGCCGGCTGGTACCCAAAGCCTGAGATGCTGTGGAGAGATTTCCAGGGACAGCAGCTTCCTTCCTTTACTGAATCTGCCTCCCAAGACAAGAACGGCTTCTTCCAGGTGGAAAAGACCATCATCATCCTCAAAAACTCGAAGCAAAACGTGTCCTGTTCTGTCCAGAACACTCGACTTCCCCAGGAGAAGGACTCCTCAATTTACATATCAG ATGCCATTTTCCCAAAGGTCTCTCCCTGGATGGTAACTCTCTTTGCCACCCTGGCCGGCTGCTCAGCtttgctgattttcttcctattaATTTATCAGCTACGAG CCAAATATGTCACAGAACTTG agaaacGCAGCGCAGAAATCCGTAAGTACCACGGTTCTTCCGTCCCTGTGGGTAGTTCTGCAGGGAGGACGAACCCTGCGTCTGGATGCTTGCTTCGTTGCATGATGAGAGCTGGGGGGGAGGAAGTGGGGAGGACGCAGTGCTTTTGCTGGGGTCTTGGGGAACAAATGAAGTGCGCGACTTCGTCGGAACTGGCCAGTTTCG ggGAACGTGATATGGAAATAC agaaaCTTGCTGCAGAACTGC GGTGGAGAAATGCTATTGTCCCCGTGGAAGAAG TGCACGTCACTCTGGACGCGGACACGGCGCACCCCCAGCTCATCCTCTCCACGGATGGGAAGAAGGTGCGGCGAGGAGACACGCGGCAACCCATGCCTGACAATCCCGAGCGATACGACACCTACCACTGTGTCCTGGGCCAGGAGGGATTTGTCTCGGGGAGATGCTTCTGGGAGGTGGATGTGGGGACGGAGGAAGGGGGGGTCTGGGCAATGGGGGTGGCCAGGGAGTCCATGAAGAGGAAGGGGTGGATCAACCCCGCTCCGCAGGATGGTATCTTGGCTATCTTCCACTGCGGGGGCAAGTACTGGGCTCTGACCTCTCCTGACCACACAGCTCTCCTCCTCACCCAGATGCCCCGAACGATTAGGGTTTACTTGGACTTTGAGGGACAGAAGGTAGCCTTTTTCAACGCTGACAACCAAGACCTGCTCTTTAGTTTCCCGCTGGCCCCGTTGAGCGGGGAGAAGATCCGTCCCTGGTTCCGCGTGGGACCAATTGCCCAGCTCAGCCTGAAGTCACCTCTTCCAGCCCCGCGTGTCTCCAGCATGGAGGAACCTCTGCTCCCTTCATGCTTCCCCTTGAAGACCCTCTCCACAGGGCAAAAGACCCCGTGCACACCAGAGGGCAGGGCATGA
- the LOC118175189 gene encoding butyrophilin subfamily 1 member A1-like isoform X3 translates to MPSQPRGFSDPFSLPLFLALSKLQGGQGCSTKRAMLPPPRGAAVWMGSGELDVKMLVSSCLLCSSSLLACATVFFGFHLHKLDCARFRVLGSDHPITATAGGDVVLPCRLSPRLNAEHMEMPEYQGRTEFLKGGVSDGNVSLRILRTRLSDEGQYQCLVKDGNFYEEATLELKVAVSGSSPLLSVEDYQDGGIRVGCRAAGWYPKPEMLWRDFQGQQLPSFTESASQDKNGFFQVEKTIIILKNSKQNVSCSVQNTRLPQEKDSSIYISDAIFPKVSPWMVTLFATLAGCSALLIFFLLIYQLRAKYVTELEKRSAEIRKYHGSSVPVGSSAGRTNPASGCLLRCMMRAGGEEVGRTQCFCWGLGEQMKCATSSELASFGERDMEIQKLAAELRWRNAIVPVEEVHVTLDADTAHPQLILSTDGKKVRRGDTRQPMPDNPERYDTYHCVLGQEGFVSGRCFWEVDVGTEEGGVWAMGVARESMKRKGWINPAPQDGILAIFHCGGKYWALTSPDHTALLLTQMPRTIRVYLDFEGQKVAFFNADNQDLLFSFPLAPLSGEKIRPWFRVGPIAQLSLKSPLPAPRVSSMEEPLLPSCFPLKTLSTGQKTPCTPEGRA, encoded by the exons ATGCCCTCACAGCCTCGGGGGTTTTCTgaccccttctccctcccccttttcttAGCCCTCAGCAAGCTGCAAGGGGGGCAGGGCTGCAGTACCAAGCGGGCGATGCTTCCTCCACCCCGGGGAGCTGCGGTCTGGATGGGTTCAGGAGAG CTGGATGTGAAGATGTTGgtttcctcctgcctcctttGCAGCAGCTCTCTCCTGGCTTGTGCCACggttttctttggttttcacCTTCACAAGCTGGATTGTG CCCGGTTCCGAGTCCTGGGGTCTGATCACCCCATCACGGCCACCGCGGGAGGGGACGTCGTGTTGCCCTGTCGCCTCTCCCCCCGGCTGAACGCCGAGCACATGGAG ATGCCCGAATACCAGGGGAGGACGGAGTTTTTGAAAGGGGGTGTCTCCGATGGAAACGTTTCCTTGCGGATCCTCAGGACCAGGCTGAGCGATGAGGGACAGTACCAGTGTCTCGTTAAAGATGGGAATTTTTATGAAGAAGCCACTCTGGAGCTGAAAGTAGCAG TTTCAGGTTCCAGCCCACTTCTGTCCGTGGAGGATTACCAAGACGGGGGGATCCGAGTGGGATGCCGAGCAGCCGGCTGGTACCCAAAGCCTGAGATGCTGTGGAGAGATTTCCAGGGACAGCAGCTTCCTTCCTTTACTGAATCTGCCTCCCAAGACAAGAACGGCTTCTTCCAGGTGGAAAAGACCATCATCATCCTCAAAAACTCGAAGCAAAACGTGTCCTGTTCTGTCCAGAACACTCGACTTCCCCAGGAGAAGGACTCCTCAATTTACATATCAG ATGCCATTTTCCCAAAGGTCTCTCCCTGGATGGTAACTCTCTTTGCCACCCTGGCCGGCTGCTCAGCtttgctgattttcttcctattaATTTATCAGCTACGAG CCAAATATGTCACAGAACTTG agaaacGCAGCGCAGAAATCCGTAAGTACCACGGTTCTTCCGTCCCTGTGGGTAGTTCTGCAGGGAGGACGAACCCTGCGTCTGGATGCTTGCTTCGTTGCATGATGAGAGCTGGGGGGGAGGAAGTGGGGAGGACGCAGTGCTTTTGCTGGGGTCTTGGGGAACAAATGAAGTGCGCGACTTCGTCGGAACTGGCCAGTTTCG ggGAACGTGATATGGAAATAC agaaaCTTGCTGCAGAACTGC GGTGGAGAAATGCTATTGTCCCCGTGGAAGAAG TGCACGTCACTCTGGACGCGGACACGGCGCACCCCCAGCTCATCCTCTCCACGGATGGGAAGAAGGTGCGGCGAGGAGACACGCGGCAACCCATGCCTGACAATCCCGAGCGATACGACACCTACCACTGTGTCCTGGGCCAGGAGGGATTTGTCTCGGGGAGATGCTTCTGGGAGGTGGATGTGGGGACGGAGGAAGGGGGGGTCTGGGCAATGGGGGTGGCCAGGGAGTCCATGAAGAGGAAGGGGTGGATCAACCCCGCTCCGCAGGATGGTATCTTGGCTATCTTCCACTGCGGGGGCAAGTACTGGGCTCTGACCTCTCCTGACCACACAGCTCTCCTCCTCACCCAGATGCCCCGAACGATTAGGGTTTACTTGGACTTTGAGGGACAGAAGGTAGCCTTTTTCAACGCTGACAACCAAGACCTGCTCTTTAGTTTCCCGCTGGCCCCGTTGAGCGGGGAGAAGATCCGTCCCTGGTTCCGCGTGGGACCAATTGCCCAGCTCAGCCTGAAGTCACCTCTTCCAGCCCCGCGTGTCTCCAGCATGGAGGAACCTCTGCTCCCTTCATGCTTCCCCTTGAAGACCCTCTCCACAGGGCAAAAGACCCCGTGCACACCAGAGGGCAGGGCATGA
- the LOC118175189 gene encoding butyrophilin subfamily 1 member A1-like isoform X5, producing the protein MPSQPRGFSDPFSLPLFLALSKLQGGQGCSTKRAMLPPPRGAAVWMGSGELDVKMLVSSCLLCSSSLLACATVFFGFHLHKLDCARFRVLGSDHPITATAGGDVVLPCRLSPRLNAEHMEVRWFRSRFSIYVHLYHSGQDHFSSQMPEYQGRTEFLKGGVSDGNVSLRILRTRLSDEGQYQCLVKDGNFYEEATLELKVAVSGSSPLLSVEDYQDGGIRVGCRAAGWYPKPEMLWRDFQGQQLPSFTESASQDKNGFFQVEKTIIILKNSKQNVSCSVQNTRLPQEKDSSIYISDAIFPKVSPWMVTLFATLAGCSALLIFFLLIYQLRAKYVTELEKRSAEIRERDMEIQKLAAELLHVTLDADTAHPQLILSTDGKKVRRGDTRQPMPDNPERYDTYHCVLGQEGFVSGRCFWEVDVGTEEGGVWAMGVARESMKRKGWINPAPQDGILAIFHCGGKYWALTSPDHTALLLTQMPRTIRVYLDFEGQKVAFFNADNQDLLFSFPLAPLSGEKIRPWFRVGPIAQLSLKSPLPAPRVSSMEEPLLPSCFPLKTLSTGQKTPCTPEGRA; encoded by the exons ATGCCCTCACAGCCTCGGGGGTTTTCTgaccccttctccctcccccttttcttAGCCCTCAGCAAGCTGCAAGGGGGGCAGGGCTGCAGTACCAAGCGGGCGATGCTTCCTCCACCCCGGGGAGCTGCGGTCTGGATGGGTTCAGGAGAG CTGGATGTGAAGATGTTGgtttcctcctgcctcctttGCAGCAGCTCTCTCCTGGCTTGTGCCACggttttctttggttttcacCTTCACAAGCTGGATTGTG CCCGGTTCCGAGTCCTGGGGTCTGATCACCCCATCACGGCCACCGCGGGAGGGGACGTCGTGTTGCCCTGTCGCCTCTCCCCCCGGCTGAACGCCGAGCACATGGAGGTGAGGTGGTTCCGCTCCCGGTTTTCCATCTACGTGCACCTCTACCACAGCGGGCAGGACCACTTCTCCTCCCAGATGCCCGAATACCAGGGGAGGACGGAGTTTTTGAAAGGGGGTGTCTCCGATGGAAACGTTTCCTTGCGGATCCTCAGGACCAGGCTGAGCGATGAGGGACAGTACCAGTGTCTCGTTAAAGATGGGAATTTTTATGAAGAAGCCACTCTGGAGCTGAAAGTAGCAG TTTCAGGTTCCAGCCCACTTCTGTCCGTGGAGGATTACCAAGACGGGGGGATCCGAGTGGGATGCCGAGCAGCCGGCTGGTACCCAAAGCCTGAGATGCTGTGGAGAGATTTCCAGGGACAGCAGCTTCCTTCCTTTACTGAATCTGCCTCCCAAGACAAGAACGGCTTCTTCCAGGTGGAAAAGACCATCATCATCCTCAAAAACTCGAAGCAAAACGTGTCCTGTTCTGTCCAGAACACTCGACTTCCCCAGGAGAAGGACTCCTCAATTTACATATCAG ATGCCATTTTCCCAAAGGTCTCTCCCTGGATGGTAACTCTCTTTGCCACCCTGGCCGGCTGCTCAGCtttgctgattttcttcctattaATTTATCAGCTACGAG CCAAATATGTCACAGAACTTG agaaacGCAGCGCAGAAATCC ggGAACGTGATATGGAAATAC agaaaCTTGCTGCAGAACTGC TGCACGTCACTCTGGACGCGGACACGGCGCACCCCCAGCTCATCCTCTCCACGGATGGGAAGAAGGTGCGGCGAGGAGACACGCGGCAACCCATGCCTGACAATCCCGAGCGATACGACACCTACCACTGTGTCCTGGGCCAGGAGGGATTTGTCTCGGGGAGATGCTTCTGGGAGGTGGATGTGGGGACGGAGGAAGGGGGGGTCTGGGCAATGGGGGTGGCCAGGGAGTCCATGAAGAGGAAGGGGTGGATCAACCCCGCTCCGCAGGATGGTATCTTGGCTATCTTCCACTGCGGGGGCAAGTACTGGGCTCTGACCTCTCCTGACCACACAGCTCTCCTCCTCACCCAGATGCCCCGAACGATTAGGGTTTACTTGGACTTTGAGGGACAGAAGGTAGCCTTTTTCAACGCTGACAACCAAGACCTGCTCTTTAGTTTCCCGCTGGCCCCGTTGAGCGGGGAGAAGATCCGTCCCTGGTTCCGCGTGGGACCAATTGCCCAGCTCAGCCTGAAGTCACCTCTTCCAGCCCCGCGTGTCTCCAGCATGGAGGAACCTCTGCTCCCTTCATGCTTCCCCTTGAAGACCCTCTCCACAGGGCAAAAGACCCCGTGCACACCAGAGGGCAGGGCATGA
- the LOC118175189 gene encoding butyrophilin subfamily 1 member A1-like isoform X4, which yields MPSQPRGFSDPFSLPLFLALSKLQGGQGCSTKRAMLPPPRGAAVWMGSGELDVKMLVSSCLLCSSSLLACATVFFGFHLHKLDCARFRVLGSDHPITATAGGDVVLPCRLSPRLNAEHMEVRWFRSRFSIYVHLYHSGQDHFSSQMPEYQGRTEFLKGGVSDGNVSLRILRTRLSDEGQYQCLVKDGNFYEEATLELKVAVSGSSPLLSVEDYQDGGIRVGCRAAGWYPKPEMLWRDFQGQQLPSFTESASQDKNGFFQVEKTIIILKNSKQNVSCSVQNTRLPQEKDSSIYISDAIFPKVSPWMVTLFATLAGCSALLIFFLLIYQLRAKYVTELEKRSAEIRERDMEIQKLAAELRWRNAIVPVEEVHVTLDADTAHPQLILSTDGKKVRRGDTRQPMPDNPERYDTYHCVLGQEGFVSGRCFWEVDVGTEEGGVWAMGVARESMKRKGWINPAPQDGILAIFHCGGKYWALTSPDHTALLLTQMPRTIRVYLDFEGQKVAFFNADNQDLLFSFPLAPLSGEKIRPWFRVGPIAQLSLKSPLPAPRVSSMEEPLLPSCFPLKTLSTGQKTPCTPEGRA from the exons ATGCCCTCACAGCCTCGGGGGTTTTCTgaccccttctccctcccccttttcttAGCCCTCAGCAAGCTGCAAGGGGGGCAGGGCTGCAGTACCAAGCGGGCGATGCTTCCTCCACCCCGGGGAGCTGCGGTCTGGATGGGTTCAGGAGAG CTGGATGTGAAGATGTTGgtttcctcctgcctcctttGCAGCAGCTCTCTCCTGGCTTGTGCCACggttttctttggttttcacCTTCACAAGCTGGATTGTG CCCGGTTCCGAGTCCTGGGGTCTGATCACCCCATCACGGCCACCGCGGGAGGGGACGTCGTGTTGCCCTGTCGCCTCTCCCCCCGGCTGAACGCCGAGCACATGGAGGTGAGGTGGTTCCGCTCCCGGTTTTCCATCTACGTGCACCTCTACCACAGCGGGCAGGACCACTTCTCCTCCCAGATGCCCGAATACCAGGGGAGGACGGAGTTTTTGAAAGGGGGTGTCTCCGATGGAAACGTTTCCTTGCGGATCCTCAGGACCAGGCTGAGCGATGAGGGACAGTACCAGTGTCTCGTTAAAGATGGGAATTTTTATGAAGAAGCCACTCTGGAGCTGAAAGTAGCAG TTTCAGGTTCCAGCCCACTTCTGTCCGTGGAGGATTACCAAGACGGGGGGATCCGAGTGGGATGCCGAGCAGCCGGCTGGTACCCAAAGCCTGAGATGCTGTGGAGAGATTTCCAGGGACAGCAGCTTCCTTCCTTTACTGAATCTGCCTCCCAAGACAAGAACGGCTTCTTCCAGGTGGAAAAGACCATCATCATCCTCAAAAACTCGAAGCAAAACGTGTCCTGTTCTGTCCAGAACACTCGACTTCCCCAGGAGAAGGACTCCTCAATTTACATATCAG ATGCCATTTTCCCAAAGGTCTCTCCCTGGATGGTAACTCTCTTTGCCACCCTGGCCGGCTGCTCAGCtttgctgattttcttcctattaATTTATCAGCTACGAG CCAAATATGTCACAGAACTTG agaaacGCAGCGCAGAAATCC ggGAACGTGATATGGAAATAC agaaaCTTGCTGCAGAACTGC GGTGGAGAAATGCTATTGTCCCCGTGGAAGAAG TGCACGTCACTCTGGACGCGGACACGGCGCACCCCCAGCTCATCCTCTCCACGGATGGGAAGAAGGTGCGGCGAGGAGACACGCGGCAACCCATGCCTGACAATCCCGAGCGATACGACACCTACCACTGTGTCCTGGGCCAGGAGGGATTTGTCTCGGGGAGATGCTTCTGGGAGGTGGATGTGGGGACGGAGGAAGGGGGGGTCTGGGCAATGGGGGTGGCCAGGGAGTCCATGAAGAGGAAGGGGTGGATCAACCCCGCTCCGCAGGATGGTATCTTGGCTATCTTCCACTGCGGGGGCAAGTACTGGGCTCTGACCTCTCCTGACCACACAGCTCTCCTCCTCACCCAGATGCCCCGAACGATTAGGGTTTACTTGGACTTTGAGGGACAGAAGGTAGCCTTTTTCAACGCTGACAACCAAGACCTGCTCTTTAGTTTCCCGCTGGCCCCGTTGAGCGGGGAGAAGATCCGTCCCTGGTTCCGCGTGGGACCAATTGCCCAGCTCAGCCTGAAGTCACCTCTTCCAGCCCCGCGTGTCTCCAGCATGGAGGAACCTCTGCTCCCTTCATGCTTCCCCTTGAAGACCCTCTCCACAGGGCAAAAGACCCCGTGCACACCAGAGGGCAGGGCATGA